The following nucleotide sequence is from Triticum dicoccoides isolate Atlit2015 ecotype Zavitan chromosome 7B, WEW_v2.0, whole genome shotgun sequence.
AGTTTTCTCCagcctttttctgtttcttttattcGTTTCTCTCCtggcttttttgttttcttttgtttctttttttatctgttttttttctttttttttctttttgcatttGTTTCTTCGGTTTATTTTTCCTTtggtttattttctttctcttttggttttattttttggtttttattgtttattttggtttttattctacattttttaTATGCCAACAACATTTTTGCAATACACGTCTAGCATTTTCCAGTAGAAAATTAACATGTTTTCAAATATAAGATTAAtaaaatacatggtcaacatttttcctatacaaactttaacaaattcaaatgcttgattaacatttttcaaatagaaAATTTACATTTTGGTCAGAAAAAAAATCTATGCAGATTGAACATTTTTAAATGCTTTATTAACTTTGTTTGAATGCAACATTAACATGTTTTTAACACATGGTCAACATTCTTTCTTaaatacatttaacatttttcaaatacttcatTTTTTTCATACATGGTGTACATTTTTTCTACACACATTTAAAaagtttcaaatacttgttcatcaATATTTTTGAATGGCTTAATTAAAAACAATTATACACATGACCAGTAAAATTCATCATTTTTtaacacatggtcaacattttttctatacatatttaacatttcccaaatgcttgattaacatttttcaaacacttgttcaacaGTTTCTTTCAAATGCTTGATAAATGTTTGTGTAAATACATAATCAAATTGTTTCATACACATTTTATTTTTTGGTATACATGGCCACCTGCACAGGCACGGGTCACCGCCAGGAACAAGAGGACGGAGCGGACGGGGTGGGAGGTCAATGGTGAAGGGTACGGCGCTGAGGGACACAAGTGCGCGGGCTGAGGCGACCAGACGGCTGTCGGGCTGCTCTAGAGCGCCGTTTTGGCATGCCAGGCACACGGTGACCACGTGTCGGAGGCATTGTGAGTGTCTGCGCCACCGTACATGTGTGCATCCTTACTGGAATAGAACTCCAGTGAATATATTTGTTAGATCAACAGGGAGGAGCTCCATTACTTCAGCAGAAAGAAGCCCAAAAACATCAGGTTCGATACATAATACATCAGTAATAGAAAAGAGAATAAAACCTCTATAACCTCACACTAGTTGAACAAATGTTACAAGGATCAAAACATGGTCAGCCTCTCTCCTGGACTTGAGCACAGGGGGATTTGGTCCACCCAATCTTGGCAGCAGGTTTTGGAGATGTAGACAGAGGAGATCCATCTTCTTCAACATGTGATCCTTGAGGAGCAGGCGCCAGCGCCATTTCCAGACATCCAAACGGCACCATTAAAaacaatactactccctccgtaaagaaatataagagcgtttagatcactaaaggagtgatcttatatttctttacagagggagtaccattCATGTGCTTCCACACAGCCCAGAGAATAGCAGCAAGAGACAGTATATATGAAAACGACAACACATGGTAAAGGGCACTCAATCCAAGCTTTTGCTTGATTTTGTTCAACAGAAGACTTTGGTTGCTTGATCATAGCCAAAGAGGTGACACACAAACAAAGAAATTGCGAGGAATTAAAGTGCAATGGGCCTAGATTCCTTACAAAGGCACTAATCCAGCATACTAATTTCAGCCTAGGTTCCTCAATCATTTAAGAACATATCTGAAGTACAAAAAGAGGGTAGTTTTGTTACTAATTGTACAGCGCTGACACAGATAAAGACAGACTGGTCTATTTTTCAAATTGAAGGGGAAAATAGTAAGATACTGTTCTGTTCCTATTATACAGTTGCTAATTTCCTCCAGATCCATCAATTCAAGAACCACACCCTAGAAAGCAACAACATTTGGATGATGCAACTTTGAAAGAATTTGTGCCTCCCTCCAAAAGTCTTTGGTCTGTACATAAATGCAAGTTGGCATTTATATCTAATGAAGATAATATGAATGTGCTCTATCAACCATGTTTCAATTTCAAAATTTCGATTActatttcaaaaattcaaaaagataTGGACCTCAAAACAGATTCTCCTTCTCAGAACAAATAAGGGAGAAACAAATACATAACCAGCAGACATGTACAGACTGAATTAACCAAGGAAGTTGCATTTCTGAAATTGAGCTAACAACAAAGCATGCATAACCAAGAACTAAACAACATGATCTAACAAAAGGTAATGATTCTCCAAGCAAAGCAACTTTGGAGAAAAATGCAAACATTGGGAACTCTCAAACCAAAGTTTAACATCAAACCTTCCATCATAGACACATTTTTAGTCGGCAACAGCGAATGTTTTGAGAAGAAAACCAAAGTTTTAACATCATCGCCACTGATTATGCCGGATTTCAATCAATTAAGTTGTAACAAAGCAACTACTGAATCTCAAAAAACGACTGAATCACAGCTAAAGTTTCCTATCAAATTTTTTGTCTGAATGTTACACAGCAACAGAGTTTAGATTTTGCCCATGGCGGGGCGACAGAGTTTTCTCAAAACTCTGCAGCCGTCCGCTGCCTCTTCCCCTTCCCGCTGTCAAGCAGGAAGAGGTCAGCGCAGTCGATGGGGACATGCCTCCCGGGTCCAAGAACCTCCATGGCGCGGTAGACCTGGTGGCACGAAATGTTGTGGCCTTCCCTCGGGGGGGAGTCGCCCACCTCCAGGAGGAGCACCCTCTTGGCGGCACCCTGCCGGTGCCGTGGAGACGATGCTGATCCCTGGATGGGGGGCGGAGAAGAGGATGCCGGCCCCGGCGCAGAGGATGCCGGCCCGAGAGACGAGGCCTCCAGGGAAGGCGGAGCAGAGGAGGCCGGCGGCTCCAGGGAAGGAGGCGGAGAGGAGACGGCGCTGCTGCTTCTTGCGCTGCTGAAGACGTCGCAGGAGCGCTGGAGCAGAGGCGGCGAAGACGTCGGCGCTGGAGCAGAGGAGGCGGCCGCGGTCCTTGTTGCGCTGGCGGTCGGTCCCTGTCCCTGGGACCTGGACCTCTTCTTGGTGGCGACGCGCGGAGACGGGTAGACCTTTGAGAGCGCCAGCTCGTCCCCGCCGGCGAGGCGTCCTGCCTGGCCGGGGAGAAGGAGCTCGTGCATGATGAACCCGCCGCGGGGTCCACCCTTGTGCTCCGCCTCCTTGGAGATGAAAGAGAAGGCCTGCTTGGTTCCGATCATCTTGTCGGGGGCGGcttcgacggggacgggggcgcgcTCCGACTTCCAGAACCCCCCCGGCACGACCCTGCTTCTTCTTGCATCCGTCGCGGTGAGGGGGCGTACCAGGTTCACGAAGTAGGAGGCACGCTTGCCGTCGGGCGATGTCGCCGGCGGATGGCGCCGCAGCAGATCCTGCGGGTGGTGGCCGTAGACGTCGACTCCGTGGACGAGGTAGGCGGGGAGCATCCAGGTGGGGAATCCGTCGACCCGTCGTCGTAGGAGGTCGAACAGCACCACGAGGCCCGCGTCTGTGTGCGGAGGCGGCACCTCGGCCGGCGGCAGGAGCCTCGCCGCCTGGCGCTCCTGGCCCTGGGCATCGGGCTTGCCGTTGCCGATTGAGGCCATCTTCTTCCCTTCTTGATCGATCTTTCTTTTTTGATCGATCCCTCTGATGTGATGTTGGGAGATTTTTGGAGTTGGGTTTGGGCggcggagagggagggagaggggtatttGAAGGCCCGGAATTTGGAGGCGGTGCTGCTCTGCATTTCCATCTGGAGGGCCATTTCCATCTGGTCGCCGTGTCCACCATTCTGCCGGGAACAGTGACTTCCGGATGGATGTAATTGTCGGAGACTCGCGCGTGGACCGAGCTCGCCTCTCTTCATCACCACGATGACAAGTGCCCTTTTAGCTTGGCCGCGCCTTAGCGTCCTTGTGGGCGATGCACTCTACTTCGACGTTGGTGGGATCGTGGAGTGCCAACTTGGCGCGCTCCGCTTGTCAGTGTTGAAGAAGCCGGTCGCGGGCAAGGGGTGTCTCATGGCGGCGCAAGACAGCCGATCTAACCCTATGGTCAATGGAGACTGGGCCGAAGGGGGCCATGGGGTGCGCAAAACTCAGAGTGGTCGATCTTAGGACTTTGCTCCTTGACGGTGCCCCCTGGATCCCAGCACCTAGCGATGGGATTATTGGCGTCTCTCGCCGAGGCCACCCCAGATCATTTATGCTAGAACATATGATGGTACCTACATACATGGTCGATCTCAAGCCAGGCGGAGTGAGGAAGAAAAAAAGCTTACCCCACAGTCAATACGGCGCAGTAGCAGTACATGTACATCCCTGTTCCTTCAGGCATCCAATGTGACATTCCCCTCCCAAACTGAACAAATAGCAACATACACTTGTCAGCTTATCACAAAAGGAGATTGCCAAAGCTAAGAAAAACAGCATGATATCTCGATACagaaaaaaaaaatcatgaaagcATGTCAATATAAGCACGGCAATGGTCTACAGTCTGTGATTGGTGAGCATACTTGGTCAGAATAGAAAGCAGCACACTTGGGTCACTAAATTTATTTTTCCCAAAATTACGGAGCCTGCAAAAGCCAAGAAGAAAAGGAAATTATCTTTCTGGTAGGAAATAGCAAATTCATGGCGGAAATTAAAAGTGTTCAGTATGAGGATGAAATGATCAGATTCAAACATTTCTCCGCACACTTCTTCTCTATGAGATCGACAATCACGGCAGGAACAGGTTCTGGTCCACGACCGACTAGGCCTTTCAGTTCAGTGCCTCGCAAATCTTAACACATTCAGTGGAACAATGCCGCTCCTGCAGCAGGCAATCAACCATTAATACAGATCTTTGCTCTTATATACAAAGCTCTCAACATATCTCGGACTGTAGACATCACCGTAAAATCAGCCATGTCCTGTTCTTTCAGGCATCCAACGCTCCGACACTGAAAAAATAGCAACATACACTCGTCAGCTTATCACAAAAACAGCATGATGTCTAAATCAGAAAAATCATGAAAGCATGccaatactcaatgtaaactacacTAGAGTCTATGATTGATGAACAAAACAGCACAGTTCGGTCACCAAATTTCTTTTCCCCCAAATCATGGAGCCTACAAAAGCCAAGAAGAGGAACAAACCAGGTGGTGACTAGCTGCAAGCTGCAGGGCGTTTGGGGGTGGCTCCGTGACGCGCCGCCACGCCGGCCTGGACCTTCCCCCACCGGAGCGGCGGCAGTGCTAGGTGAGGGGGGAGCGACAACGCGGTCGACACGAGCGGCCGCGCTGGTCGTCAGGGGTGGAGAGCGCGGAGAGGGAGCAAGGCgggggctggggctggggctggcAGAGAGACGGCGGCGGAGAGGGCGGGCAGAGCAAGCCGCGGCGGCGTGTGGGGAAAGGGGATTTTTTTTTTGAGCAACCGGGGAGAAGGTGAGATGGGTGGGCAAAGAGGAGTGGGTGATGTGTGTGTGGTTCAAGTTTTTTTTGTGTTTATAGGAAACGAAGAAAATACTCCTGGCAGCTCCCTTTCCTCTTTCTTCTCACCAGGTGGTACCCCCTGAAGAGAGCAGTTTCCTTCCCCTTCCCTCCGTTCGTCGCCCCATTGGCGACGGCAGGTTTGGGATTTCTTTTGGTTCATGTCTAGGTGTAGGCTTAGTTTTAGTTTGTTCACGCAACGTCGTTCGGTCGGTGCCGACATCTTCACCTGGAATAAATTTTTCCGAACCACGGCCTTGACAGCGTTCTACGACGGCTTTGAGGAGTCACAGATTTCTGTCCAGGCAAGGCCTTAAAGACAACGGTGGAGATCTTGCCGAGGGTCTTGTTTCTTCGACTTTGTCCACGCCGCGTCAACGGTTCCTTCAGCGTTGTCGCGAAGCCAAAAGTGTTGGTGTTGGAGGTGGCCGGCGTTGTGGCGGCTGTACCGTTCGAGGTATATGGTGCACCTAGAGTTTCTTCGAAGGTGGAAGATGGTTGCCGGTTCTGGAACCCCTCGGCGGCGCTGCCGCATGAAGACTTCAGAATCACGATCCAACAGGAGTGGAGATTTGTTTTGTCCCACTACCCACATCGACAAGTGCAACGTCGTTCGCAGCAGCGCCTGTTCGAAGgctcactgtcaggaccccgactcaattccacatcgatctagcatgtaacacctcatatcactttgcggcctcacgcacggtattctcacgggtgtcgccttacctttgcccgggaccgtttgcgccttttggcacacgtatatgatggtgtcgctagcatccatatgataaggagcccgggctgacatggctagtcgtaaacccaaagtggcacaaacttacagggacaggcatccatgacccagcatcgaacgtgtcggtcatcagcgagtgaatccaggctgtagcactgggctagcaggactccggtgaaccgggctatagcgggctaataggactccggtattcatcgtgtgacatttccccgaagggacagacacaggaacgaagaaggacacatgccggccagcctaagtgttccggagcagtagcaagctaccatggctcagtggaagcactaggagacatttcccggtaagagaggctaccaaggataaacaactagatagtcagattccacacataccaagcatttcaataacatacacacaatatactcgatatgtgtaaatacaacatggcatcacaacataactctacgactcaagtattttattcaataggctcccaggagcgagatattacaaacatgggtctcacgacccaatatttagagcatacaagtcaaagcacaaacggaagcttaacatgtctgagtacagacatctacaaatgaaaagggctgagaagcctgactgtctaccagatcctgccaagggcacaagatcgtagctgtggtaacaagctaaacgtcgaaatccaagcggaactactagtgagactgaagtctctctgcaaaaacataaaataggcaaacgtgagtacaaatgtacccagcaagactgacatcagaactatctacatatgcatcattatcaacaaagaggatggtggggtttaactgcagcaagctagctttgactcagtggctatcctaaactacgatcgcaagtaactcttttgaggtggcgcacacgagtccacatattcaccatatcaatacaccactatggatccgctcccgtctccctacgagaacgccatccatagcactcacacttatcttgcgtattttagagtatccactttcacttgtctatgaactgtacaggcaacccagaagtccttttctgcggacacggctattcgaatagatgatattaaccctgcaggggtgtacttcttcacacacgctcccaccacttaccgccgtttacatgacatgtactcggcaaccttcaagcggaagcccaacgagggtgtcggtcacgacctacctaaacactcaagtctctagtccaggtttatcgcctattcgggttccatccgcgaggagatccggccggagtttcgctcacagccccaaacgatgtgtgcagggttcccgagacaccaaatgggcgcccggtacaccgtgccacgtgcctaccgcatcacagcccacccctccggtcagcgctgcccacggcctccagcatactacaaacaccagaaactacttgcaactcctggacagaggacaagggtgattaagaagccgagagggtccattggtttcgggcccaatgcatggtagtaattgtttcatggatcacaaacacagaactcagttcctgaggacggtttcaatgagacaacccaccatgtactcctacatggcctctcaccgctacctttaccaaatcgtattcacacactttgctcacacacacagtaggacatgttcacacacctctaattcattcccgatgaatcagacctgactcaactctaagcaatagcaggcatgactaacaagcatgaatgagtaggcacaacaggggctcaaacaactcctactcatgctagtgggtttcatctatttactgtggcaatgacaggtcatgcagaggataaaggggttcagctaccgtagcaagtaacagatgaatcgttgttgtcctaatgcagtaaaagagagcaggagtgagagagtgggattgtatcggaatgaacaagggggttttgcttgcctggcacttctgaagataatatagctcttcatcggtgtcatcgaactcattgtcggaacacgtctatcgagagggggcaaataccggcaaccgagaagaaatacaatcaatgcaatgcacaatatgatgcatgatcatgacatggcaatatgctgtgatttgggctaatgcagctaagagcaggaaggtttgagcttatttgaaccaaagattcaaattcaaaatcaaactatgaattcataaagtgcattatcatgttttgatatgaacagcaaggttaagtagcttaaacatgcatgaaaccagtgcagatggatatattggatttttctgatcatttttcatatataaattatttcattctgagttacggttaaatttctatgaattttagaagtttagagcattttctggaatttcctgtataaaaataaatccagaaaatacttattgcgtcagcattgcgtcagggtgacgtcagcaggtcaaaggcgccagcccaggtcaaacctgacggctgggacccacatgtcagtgtaacaactaactaacagagttagttagcgttaggttagcactaacctaggttaattagagcctgggcccacttgtcagtgagtcaactaattaacttagttaattagtgctaattaaactcacacctaaactaaataggggcatggcccacgcgtcagtgaccctggggggttcaAACCCCAAGTCAAACGAGTCAacctcgccggacttggtccacggctcatcGCCGGTGACGCCAAAGACGGCGGAGGTGCTcaggtttgcgtctccggcgaccaaacgggcggccgagagcacgcgcggggagctggggctcgcccgcatccagggaggcATGCGGCAGCAacagggacggccggagctcgccggaaacgagctcgaggcggcgccggcgttcgggtgtTTCTGGCTACGGGGCTGCAGTGGCCGTGGTATCACGTTCGTGGCACCTACAGCAGCTACGCGAGGCAGCGAGCATGTTGGACACGACgcccggaccaaatggtcgccggagtcgtGTCGGTGGCGAGTGCAGGCGGCGGCGCAGTCGGGCGAGAGGGGCGTGGCTGCTACAACGTGccagagagagaacggagaggggtagGATGATCAGAAGCTCACGTAGATCACGACGGGCGAGTcggtgagctcggggaggggccggagcgagcggggcggcggaggcgatctcggcgacccgaggaagaagaaggcgtcgggggCGGCGCGGCAGGGCGTCCGGCGAGGCTTGGCTCGTAGAGGATGAAGCTGGAGATGATACGGAGCTCGGGGAGGCAGAgatggagcgagggagtggctgtgggcgCGGGGTTACGGCGGCGCGTCCATGGAGGTTTTGGCCATGGCGGAGAACGGGCGAGCGAGAGGAGTTGGGGGCGAATGGAGGGGTCCAGGGGGTCAGGGcgacgacgtggaggtcgtccagatGTTCAGGGGcgcgagcggcaagcaggaggtggcgggaagacgtggccgcggtcgctcgtgtgcgggcacgcagctgcttcggggcgaggggaggaagacgacggagggctgcggtggtgggctgggccagttggccaggccgccagctgggccggccaggtgggctgggccggcacagtgccaggccaggtaagtggcccaggtaaaatctctctctcttttatttattgtttcggttttctattattctgtagtctttagggctttatataaaatacttaaacagatccaaaaatcatgaaactaatcatggataCTGTTtaaaatatatccaacagtaaacattttagtttatgattatttgagcatttaaaatattttatagtatttaaatgcccaaatgcaaatagagtatgatttaattcagagcccaatatgtcctgcaaaaatataaactatttttggtagatgcttacacctcaaaccagaaatgttgaacatttttagagggcattttgagttcaatgaaaaagattttatttattttgaccctagttggattcatttggtgctagggtttaaacaatccccatttcaagtttctttaaatttaaacatgatgcatggatgcttatgcagagACAAGCAAGGCTTGAACTGGGGacatgacaactcacccccactaaacaagaatctcgtctcgagattcaagcgtagggtaagatgaaaggggagcacaaactaacacaatcttcacgatccaggttgcacttcaaatgaatgttgattcgatcaccatcattgactcgatgtcttcctccAGAAACTCCTACCAATATGACCACGAGAGggaaaagaaactctagaaggatcgatcttctcaaagatcgagcaactcatgatGTCTAAATCAGAAAAATCATGAAAGCATGccaatactcaatgtaaactacacTAGAGTCTATGATTGATGAACAAAGCATCACAGTTCGGTCACCAAATTTCTTTTCCCCCAAATCATGGAGCCTACAAAAGCCAAGAAGAGGAACAAACCAGGTGGTGGCTAGCTGCAAGCTGCAGGGCGTTTGGGGGTGGCTCCGTGACGCGCCGCCACGCCGGCCTGGACCTTCCCCCACCGGAGCATCGGCAGTGCTAGGTGAGGGGGGAGCGACAACGCGGTCGACACGAGCGGCCGCGCTGGTCGTCAGGGGTGGAGAGCGCGGAGAGGGAGCAAGGcaggggctggggctggggctggcAGAGAGACGGCGGCGGAGAGGGCGGGCAGAGCAAGCCGCGGCGGCGTGTGGGGAAAGGGGATTTTTTTTAGCAACTGGGGAGAAGGTGAGATGGGTGGGCAAAGAGGAGTGGGTGATGTGTGTGTGGTTCAAGTTTTTTTTGTGTTTGTAGGAAACGAAGAAAATACTCCTGGCAGCTCCCTTTCCTCTTTCCTCTTTCTTCCCTCTCACCAGGTGGTACCCCCTGGAGAGAGCAGTTTCGTTCCCCTTCCCTCCGTTCATCACCCCATTGGCGACGGCAGGTTTGGGATTTCTTTTGGTTCATGTCTAGGTGTAGGCTTAGTTTTAGTTTGTTCACGCAACGTCGTTCGGTCGGTGCCGACATCTTCACCTGGAATAAAATTTTCCGAACCACGGCCTTGACAGCGTTCTACGACGGCTTTGAGGAGTCACAGATTTCTGTCCAGGCAAGGCCTTAAAGACAACGGTGGAGATTTTGTCGAGGGTCTTGTTTCTTCGACTTTGTCCACGCCGCGTCAGCGGTTCCTTCAGCGTTGTCGTGAAGCCAAAAGTTTTGGTGTTGGAGGTGGCCGGCGTTGTGCCGACGGTACCGTTCGAGGTATATGGTGCACCTAGAGTTTCTTCGAAGGTGGAAGATGGTTGCCGGTTCGGGAACCCCTCAGCGGCGCTGCCGCATGAAGACTTCAGAATCACGATCCAACAGGAGTGGAGATTTGTTTTGTCCCACTACCCACATCAACAAGTGCAAGCAGCGCCTGTTCGAAGGCTCACATCGCAGTTTTAATGCTATGGCTATCTCTTGGATCTTGGCTTAGTGGGGGTCGTTTCTTCTagttcggcgacggcggcgggtgaAGATTGTGGTCATTTTGTTGGTGGTTGCATGGGCCGGGAAGATTTTTCTGTAAAAAGTTATTTGCTTCCTGTAATTTCACTTGGTGAGTTGTCTCTTTGGATTTCTCCTTAGATTTGCCATGTATGATGTAATCTGTTGATGTTATTAATATAACGTGGTACTTGTAAAATAAAGTTTTTTTTGTGTTTAACTTGAAAATATGGCAAAGTCCAAGTCTATATTATTTTTTGGCAATTCAAGTCTATATATAGTGTGGCCCAATGTTCAATGTACAAAAAGAACCTAATTGCAAAATTATTGTTTTTATATAATTGCAAAATTACATTCAAACATGGACGAAGCCTTTCTTCCCATGATACCTCTGGCGGTGGCTAGGGCGAATAGGGTTTCGAGGGGACTCATCGGCGCTCGCAATCTCGACTAGGGGCGCGTCGGATCGACGGGGAAGGGATCGCTCGATCCTCCTCCCGCATTGGCATGGAGAACGCTAGCTAGTCCAGCTTGGCGATGGCAAAGTTGGAGGAGGCAATGGGGAAGCTGGACATTACAGAGGAGGAGGCAACCCCCTTATTGGTCGATGACGTCTGGACCGGAGCAAAATACAATCGGTTGGTGGAAGGGAAGATCTTGTATCGTAATCTATTCCATATA
It contains:
- the LOC119336868 gene encoding uncharacterized protein LOC119336868, whose amino-acid sequence is MASIGNGKPDAQGQERQAARLLPPAEVPPPHTDAGLVVLFDLLRRRVDGFPTWMLPAYLVHGVDVYGHHPQDLLRRHPPATSPDGKRASYFVNLVRPLTATDARRSRVVPGGFWKSERAPVPVEAAPDKMIGTKQAFSFISKEAEHKGGPRGGFIMHELLLPGQAGRLAGGDELALSKVYPSPRVATKKRSRSQGQGPTASATRTAAASSAPAPTSSPPLLQRSCDVFSSARSSSAVSSPPPSLEPPASSAPPSLEASSLGPASSAPGPASSSPPPIQGSASSPRHRQGAAKRVLLLEVGDSPPREGHNISCHQVYRAMEVLGPGRHVPIDCADLFLLDSGKGKRQRTAAEF